From the genome of Papaver somniferum cultivar HN1 chromosome 2, ASM357369v1, whole genome shotgun sequence, one region includes:
- the LOC113354264 gene encoding uncharacterized protein LOC113354264: MLKFKVWVICFSFLLIVLKRIFLLDLMEPGTRLPKKNLQIREEVCQRLNQRIEGCTNLAGVLFMLRFWVPNDLKSKEEVQLISMRALYMLHPDRAVNHTLLEQVEAFDKILLINFWMQAEHDIRECHESMMTPVARPLLGGRVHQHKKWDFPPWLKLMSA; the protein is encoded by the exons ATGTTGAAATTCAAAGTTTGGGTAATTTGTTTCTCATTTTTACTCATTGTACTGAAAAGGATTTTTTTATTAGATTTGATGGAACCGGGCACAAGACTTCCAAAAAAGAATCTACAAATTCGGGAAGAGGTGTGTCAGAGGCTGAACCAAAGAATTGAAGGTTGTACAAATCTCGCCGGAGTACTCTTTATGCTAAGATTTTGGGTACCAAATGACCTGAAAAGCAAAGAAGAG GTACAATTGATTTCCATGAGAGCATTATATATGTTGCATCCTGATAGAGCCGTCAACCACACACTGCTTGAACAAGTTGAAGCATTTGACAAAATATTACTTATTAATTTCTGGATGCAGGCCGAGCATGACATAAGAGAATGTCATGAATCGATGATGACTCCCGTGGCACGCCCATTACTAGGAGGTAGAGTGCATCAACATAAAAAATGGGACTTCCCTCCATGGTTGAAATTAATGTCGGCTTAA